GTAGAGAAAAGGGAAAAAGAAAAAGGGGATTATCAAGTAACAATTTATCAACTATAGATCGTTAATTATCTGAATGGATAAGTTCGTGTCACATTGAGGTAGAATAGAAATTTAAAAAGTATATTATATTAATTAATCCCATGAAGAAAATAATTTTATTGTTATGCTTACTAATTAGTTTGAGCGGTTGTGTGCGCTATGACGTGGGCATTAATTTCAATCAGGCTCACAATGGTGCAATAATTCAGCATATCAAATTAGGGGAACAAATTACCAGTTTTAGCCAAGCAGAGGGTAGCGCTTGGCTTAATGGTATTCAAAAACAAGCTATTAAATTAGGCGGAAAAAGTCAAAGAATTTCTAAAGAAGAATTAATAGTGACGATTCCTTTTTATAATGCTGAAGAATTGGCAGAAAAATTTAATGATTTCTTCTTATCAGAATTGAATACAAAAGTTAGTAAAAAAAATACTGATAATCTACTCGATTTGGATACAAAACTGAATATTAAACAAAATAATTTATTATTTGTGGAGCGCCAAATCTTAGATTTTTCTGCTGATTTAACTCCTTTAGGTATTATTTCTAGTGAAGGAGATATTATCATCTCTTCAGGAGATTTAATCAACTTACAATTACAGTTTAATTTTCCTTGGGGTGCAAAATTTACTACTAATGATTATCCTACTTTAACTAAAGATGATCATGGGCAATATAATCTTAGTTTAAAAGCAGGGCAAATTAATCAAGTCCAAGTTATTTTTTGGCTACCTAATTATATCGGTTTAGGTACCAGCGCCCTCCTCCTTTTCATTTTCTTGGGCTTCTTTCTTAAATATCCCCAAAAATTTAGAAGCCAACAGGGGGTTTAAACCCTTACCTTTTATCCATTGCTTACCTTGATGAGAAAAAAAAAAGAGATGTTAGTGCAAAAACCTGACAGAATTTGATATAATTTGAAAAGGGAAAGAGAGGTAACAGGTTGTAGGGGTGTATGTCTCATACGCCCCTACTCTCTTTTTTATTCTGTTTGTGAGGGAAACCACCGCCTTAGCCAGTGTTTATCACCTTGAGAGCGAATTTTTAACACCTCTTGATGGAAATAATACTTTTCCTTGTCGGATAAACCGCCACGAATAATATGCGCACTCTGCCACACTAACACAGAAGTGAGAAATCCCAGACAAAATGTAATGGCTAAAGTCGCCCAAGGATTAAACTCCATTCCCGCACGAATGGTTGCCCAAGTGCAATACTCAAGACAAAGGGAAATAGTTTCTTCCATACGCCACAACCCCCACGGCATCAAAGTTAGCCAAGAAATAATCACCAATAACCAGCGCCCTTGCAATTTTAATAAATAGAGACGGTTAATATCTTTTTCCTGTGGATGGGTATATTGATTTTGATTGTCTGTCATACTAAGAAAATTTTACTCTATGGTGGAGGGCGCCCTTCGCCAATCCCTAATATCGAATATACCATTACGATGAAATAATTTTTGCTCAAAATTATTTCCCCCAATGATTTAAAATTGAAATATAACCATCGCCTCAAAACATTGGGAGGTATAAATGTTTGTGGAAATTGAATTAGCTATCGAGACAAAAAATTTTGACCAAGCTAAAATTTTGATTGAAAAAATACCTCCCCAAGAAGAAAAACATCTTTGGCAAAACTATTATTATGGTTTGATTGCCGAAGAAAATAACAACATAATTGAAGCCGAAGAAAAATATCGTCAAGTCTTAAAAGACAGCATTTTTCCCAACCCTAATATTATCAAAAGAATTAGAGAAGGATTAGGAAGAATACAAAATATTAAAAATTTGCAAAAAGCACAAGAAAAACAGAGTTTACAGCAACAAAAAGCAGATATTTTTAACAAATTAAAAGACCATCATAACCAAGATGAATTAGCAGTTTTAATATTAAAACCAGTTAGTGTGGATGACAAAAATAATCTAGCAAAAAATTTTGCGGAAATATTAGAATTAGATATATACACAGCTAAACTACAAATACCAACTCGTCATTGGCGTTTATTGAAAACAGGAAAATGGCAAGAATTACAATCCTATTATTTAATGTTTGAGCGATTTTCTATACCCTCTTTTTGTTATCCCATTCAAGCTATCAATACCATTCAAGTTTATCAAGTTAATTATTTAGAAAGTTTCAATGATAAAATTTCTGTAATCTGTGAAAATAAAGCACAGCAAGTAATTAATTTTACTGTGGATATTAACGAAGTTAGTAGTCAAGTAGAAGCAATGTTACCTATTTTTGAAATGTCATTACATACTGATACTAAAGGTAAATTAGTGAGGAAAAAAACTACTTTAGACTATATAAATTTTTATGATTTACACATTAAAAATCAAAACTTAATTATCAGATTTAATGATAACCGTTATCAATTTGAACAGGGCAACAAAAACTTTTTAGAAGCAAAAACATCTAGGGAAAAATGGCTTAGTTTAACTAAATTTATACAGAATAATTTGAGTAATATTACTCTCTATTCAGACTATACCCCCTTTGCAGAAAGTGTCGTACAATTTCCTAAAATGTTAAAACAAATTGATGCTAAAGTACAATTATTTCGTAAAGAAGAAACTCTTTGGGATGAAGCATTTCAATTATACAGTGGCGTAGTTTTTTTAGGAGTTGATGGAAATTGACAATTATGAACTGACGTTACGCAGCTTTGAGTAATCGTAGCTTATTCATAGCTTCTTGAAGCGCTTTAATGTAGATATGACTTCTCAGGGCAAAATGATTTATTTTGTGTTTAATTTTTAAGCATTCTAATTGAAATGCTGCATATATCGACATAAAAATATGGTTACACTGAGTGCGAACACATTTGGTCTGTGAATTTGCCAAACCCGTATTAGATTTTAGGGTTTTGTGAAAAACTTCTACTTTCCACCGTTTTTGGTAGATTGTTTCTATTTCAGTTTCATTGCAGTCTAAATCACTACAGGCTAGATAAAGAATCCCGACGCTATCATCTTTGTTTGTAAAGATTTGTCGATGAAGTAAAATCGGAAATTCTACTCCATCCTCTTCCTCTTCTCTCCTTATTACCGGCTTTACCAATTGCCAGAGTTGCTTTGAATCAAAGTCCGACTCTGATAGAAACCTTGTTACTTTATCATGACTTATATTTCCTTTTAATGCTTTTGATAAACCCGTGGCTGTCACTTCATGAAAAGAGCTGATTAAATAATCGCTATAAAGTTCCATCAGTTGTTTGTTCATTTTTTTATCATACCTCTTCTATTACTCCCCTGCGTAACATCAGTTATTCATTATTAATTATTAATTATTCATTATCAATTTTGACGGCTTGGATAACTTGTAAACTGCCTCCAGCATAAAGCCTTTTTGCCTTCACATCGAAACCTTGTGCTGATAACATGGAGACTAAATCAGTTTTAATTAACCGCCATGCCGTTTGCGTTTCAAATAACCACATAAACAGCGCTAAACCCGGCAAAAAAATTAAATTTTTCGGTTGATGTAAGTCAATAAAAGTAAAAACTCCCCGCACCGACAAAACTCGGTAAACTTCTGCAAAAATTTGCCGTAACTCATCAGTGGTCATCTCATGAAGTGCCACGCTAGTATGAACAAGATTAAAACTTTCATCCTCAAAAGGTAAATTTTGAGCAAATCCTTCCACATATTTAGCTTGGGGAACATTTTTACTAGCTTCTTGGATTGCCAAAGGAGAAATATCTAATCCCGTCACATCATCGGAATATTTCACTAAAAACTGAGTAGTTTGCCCTTTACCACAACATAAATCAAGAATTTTAGTTTTTTTATGGATGTCAAGATTTTGTAAGGCGAGATTTCTAAAGCGTTTTTCACCTCCCACCGCTAAAGCCAGAGTTTTAGAAATAGTGTCGTATAACCATTGATATTTATAGCTCAAAGGACGTAAAAAAGTAGCCATAGTTAATAATTATGAATTATGAATTATGAATTATGAGTTATGAATTATTATTCAATTGATTTATAAATCAGCAAAACCGCGCTTTTTCTTTTTCTTCTTCTGTTTTTTCATGCCCTGATTACGAGAACCGGGGACGGGCGCCCCTCCCCCCAACAAACCACCTAAACCCCCCATATTAGGCATACCCGGCATACTAGGCATACCGCCTCCCATACTCATTTGTTGCATCATGGTGCGCATCCGAGTAAAATCGCTGATTAAACGAGAAACCTCTTTTTCTTGATGACCTGAACCTTTGGCAATACGGCGACGACGATTGGGAGACTTTGCTAATAACTCAGGATTTGCCCTTTCTTCCTTCGTCATGGAATTAATCATGGATTCAGTGATTTTTAACTGAGCTTCCCCCTGCTCCAGCGCCCCTGCCCCCAGTTTATTCATACCGGGTATAAGTTTCATTACCCCAGCGAAAGACCCCATATTTTTGAGCAGACGCATTTGTTTGAGGAAGTCATTAAAATCAAACTTCGCCTCCATCATTTTGCGCTGCATTTTTTCCACATCACCGATGTCTAACTCCTCTTGAGCTTTTTCCACTAAGGTGACAATATCGCCCATATTGAGGATGCGAGAAGCCATACGCTCAGGATAAAAAGGCTCTAAGGCTTCCACCTTTTCCCCTACCCCAATAAACTTAATAGGTTGCCCCGAAATCGTGCGCACCGATAAAGCAGCGCCCCCCCGACTATCCCCATCCATCTTGGTGAGAATAGCGCCCGTAATGCCGATTTCTTCATGGAAAGTACGGGTCAAATTGGCCGCTTCCTGCCCCGTCATGGAGTCCACCACTAATAAAGTTTCATGGGGCTTGACATTTTCCTTGATTTGTGCTAGTTCAGCCATCATGGCTTGATCAATTTGTAAGCGCCCGGCGGTGTCAATAATGACGGTGTCGATGCCATCTTGTTGTGCTTGGGCGACTCCTTGTCGAGCAATTTCTACGGGGTTAGCGTCACTACCTAACTGAAAAACGGGGATTTTGATTTGATTCCCTAAAGTGATTAACTGATCGATAGCGGCGGGGCGATATACGTCTGTCGCCACCAGTAAGCAAGAGCGTTTTTGTTTTTGGAGATACAAAGCTAATTTGGCGGTAGCGGTGGTTTTTCCTGTACCTTGCAAACCTGCCATGAGGATGATGGTGGGCGCTTTTTCTGCTTGGGCGAGGGGCGCATTGCTTTCCCCCATCACTTTAACTAATTCATCGTAAACGATTTTAATAAATTGCTGTTGGGGATTGACTCCTGAAATAACTTCAGCGCCCATCGCCTTTTTTTCTACTTCAGTGACAAAACTTTTGACTACCTGAAAATTAACATCTGCTTCTAATAATGCCCGTCTTACTTCTTGGAGTGCGTCTTGGATATTGGCTGAAGATATTTTACCTTGACCGCGCAAATTTTTCCATGTATCTTCTAAACGCTCTGCTAGTGCATCAAACATAGTTAATTTATTAAGTTATCGTAGTCTTTTACTGTGAATATTCTATTATAACGAGGATGACTTGAAAAGTAGTGCTATAACGAATTATGAATTATCGGGACTTAAACAAAAAATAAGGTAAACTCAAGTATCATAAAAATAATAAGACACAAAATTATTATATTGTTATGGCACAAATCAAGACAATTGGTAGCAATAGACAAATTTTTTTTGGGAAAGAGTCTGCAGGTGAAAATGTTTTAATTGATAATCCCGAATATGGTGTTTGGACTATTAAAATTGGTAAGTTTATTCTCCATAATGAACAGTGGTTATTAGACAAAGATAATGCCTTCAAACTTGATGAGGCTTTGGATTGGGCTAATAATAATAAACCTACTCAAACTGATTTAACAGAGTTAGAAAATTCTCTATTATCAAGATAAAATAAAATATCGAAATATTTATTTGTTATTAATTAAATCCCAAAAATCACGAGGGTTAAGAATAGAAATATCTCCCAGAGGATGTAAAACTAATAAATCATTATCCCCAGTAATAAGATAAGAAGCCCTACCATTTAAAGCCAAATCAATAAACTTATTATCTTTTTCATCTCGACATAAATTAACTCTTTGCATAATTGAGATACAATACCAATTTATCTTAATCCTTTCTGATAATCCATTGATCTCTTTTGGTTCGATATATTTAGAAAATTTATCTCTACTTAAAACCGATAATAATTCCGTTAAAGTATCAGTTGAATATAAGATAATTCCTTCATTCTCTCCCCTTAAAACTTGAGCAGGAATAGAATTGGGGAAAAGAATAGAACTAATGAGAATATTGGTATCTAAAACTAGGCGAAGAGAAGAATTAATCATCTGCTAATAAATCTTGTAGTTTATCTTCTGTTAAACCTTTTTCCGAAGCTCGATTTCCAATATTTGCTCTAAATTGTTGAAATTCTTGAATATTAATTCTGGTAATTCTTTGATAATTTTCTATAGACATAATAACTGCAACATCACGATTTTTTTTCTGTATAGTAATAGGTTCATATTGTGCTTGACTAATTACATTACCAAAAGTTTGTTTCGCCTCCCTAGCAGAAATAAATCGCATAACTTAATTTAACTTTTACTAATTTTGATCATAATTACAGTATAGACAAAATGGACAGAATAAATTGCACTTCAATTTTAAGGGGCGAAGGGCGCTGGTTGCTTTTTATTGATCTCAAAGGGTAAACTGAAATTTAATCCTCGTCTATTTATCATAATGTCAGCGCCCCCCACCGCCCAAGAAATCCAAAGTTTATTTAACAGTATCGCCCCTATTTACGATCAAATGAATGACTGGCTTAGTTTTGGCATTCATCGAGTCTGGAAAAAAATGACCGTGAATTGGTGTCAACCCCAAAGCGATTCTCTCGCCCTTGATCTTTGTTGTGGTACAGGCGATCTAACTTTTTTACTAGCAAAACAAATCACACAAGGTAGGGTTATTGGGGTGGATTTTTCCTCGCAACTGTTGGCGGTGGCAAGGGAAAAACAACAAAATTCCTCTCAATATCAAAATATAGAATGGTTAGAAAGTGATGTTTTAACGTTACCTTTTGCCGATAATTACTGTGATTGCGTCACGATGGGTTATGGAATGCGTAATGTGGTGGATATTCCTGCTTGTTTGCAGGAGATTAAACGGGTATTAAAACCTAGTAAAAAAGTTGCCATTCTCGACTTTCAGCGCCCTTCAAACCAGTTAATAGCTCAGACTCAACAATGGTATATTGATAATATTGTGGTCAATGTGGCGCAATTTTTTGGCTCAACTGCCCAATATGCCTATATTAACCCCAGTTTAGACCGTTTTCCCAGTGGCGACGAACAAATCAAAATTGCTCAAATAATTGGCTTTAGAGAGTCTAAATATTACCCTCTCTATGGTGGTATAATGGGAGTTTTAGTCTTAACTAAATAAATCTAGGTACTAAGTATTTGTAATAGATTGGTTAGAGACAAGGGGTGAGGGTAGATGTCTTTTTTATGTTGTATTAAGCCGATAAAAAATGTTTTTAGAAATAAACAACTGGTGGCAATTTATCCTTCCTCCCGTTGCTGGTAGTGTCATAGGTTATTTTACGAATGATTTAGCAATTAATATGCTATTTCGACCTTATAAACCTATTTATATTTTTCAAACAAGACTACCTTTTACACCCGGTTTAATTCCTCGTAATCAAGAAAGATTAGCTCAAAGGGTTTCCGATACCATTATGGGTTCTCTTTTGACTCCTGAAGAATTACAAAAACTCGCTAAAAGACTATTAGAAACGGAAAGGGTGGAGGGCGCTATCCTTTGGTTATTACAATTATCATTAAAACAAATAAAAGAGGACAAGCAACAAAAAACAGCTAAGATTTTAGCGGATATTTTAAAAGATTTATTTGGGGAATCTTTACCAAAATTATTGAAAGTTTTAGCAAGAAAAGATGATTTTTTACAAGTTCAAATTAATCAAATTTTTGATCGTATTTTATTAGAGTTTAAATTAACAACAGTTCAAGCAAGGCAATTATCAGACTGGTTATTGAAAATAGTTTTTCCTGCGGATGTATTGCGAGGGGCGCTGGTTAATTTTCTTACAGATAAAAATATCACTGTTATTGACGAAGGGTTTAGAGAAAAAACAAGCGGAACTTATTGGGTTGTAGCTAATTTATTTGGTGTTAAAAATAGTTTAAATAGATTAAGGACTTTTTGTTTAGATGAAAAAGAATTGGCTAATCAAAGAATTAAAGAGTTATTACTATCTCTAGAAGTTAATACTCGTTTACAAGAGTTTTTCTTAGGCTTATCTTTGCAAAATTTACCCGTTGCTACAGTAAAACAATTAAGAGAAACAACAGGTAAAATTATTCGTAATTATGTTCAAGAAAAAGGACTAGGATTCTTACAAGATTTTAGTACTTCTATGGACTGGCATCAAATCTCGGTCTTAATTATTAATCGTCTGCAATCTTCCCCAGTCGTTAACTCTTCTTTGGAGTTAGTAAGTAAAGAATTAGCATTAATTTTAGAGCGTTATTTAGAAGAAGATTTAGAAAAAATTGTCGCTCAAGTTATTCCTATTTTATCCATCGATCAAGTAATTATTGAACGCATTAAACAAACCTCCCCTGAAAACTTAGAAAATGCAACTCAATCCATTGTTAAAAATGAGTTACAAGCCATAGTCAATTTAGGAGGATTTTTAGGGTTTTTTATTGGTATTCTGCAAAGTTTAATTTTATTTTTCAACAGTTAGCAGTTACTAAATAGTTGATGTCGCTGAAGTTACAAAGATAGTAAAAGTGAGATGGGAAGACTTGGCAAAATTATAATTCATAACTCATAACTCATAACTTTTTAATTGTTATTCTCCCTTAACCTCTGAATCGTTACGGCGATTGCGCCATACCTGCCAAGAAGTGTAAATTAATAATAAACTCGAACCAATCACATAAACACCGCCACTGGGAAAACCAGAAAAAACAAGAGCAAAACTACCTACCCATAAGGTTAAAGAATAGATAAATAAAACCGTTAAGCGTTGAGAAATTCCTGCGGATAAAAGACGATGGTGTAAATGACTTTTATCAGCCAAAAAGGGTGATTTGCCCTGTAAAACTCGACTTAAAATCACCACGGACATATCAACGATAGGCACTGCTAAAATAATGTATGGTAAAATCACCGCTGTTACTGCTGCTGTTTTTGCCAAACCAATTACGCCAACTCCAGCAAGGAGAAAGCCGATAAAATATGAACCACCATCTCCCATGAAAATTTGTGCTGGATTGAAATTGTAACGTAAAAAACCCAGCGCCCCTCCCGCCAACGCCGCCGCAATCAAGGCTGCCGCCGGTTGATCCATAAATAAACTAACAATCAACATTACTACGGCGGCAATACCACAAACACCAGCAGCTAAACCATCTAAACCATCAATCCAGTTGATAGCATTTACCATACCCACCAGCCAAATGATGGTAACAGGTAAACTTAACCACCATTGATCGATTTGCGTTAAACCTAAGACGGGTATGGAAAGAAAATCAATGCGCACTCCTTGCCACCAAGCAAAACTAGACACTACCGACTGCACAATGAGGCGAAAACTAGGAGACAGGGTAAATAAATCATCAGTTAAACCAATTAAAAAGAAAAGACAAGCACCGATAGTAACTCCCCAAATTTCGGCATCTTTTTCTGGAGATAAAATGCCGAATCCACCCATCCACCAAACTATTAATAGGGCGGTGGTAACACCTGAGAAAATGGCTACACCTCCTATTCTAACAATTGGTGCACGGTGAACTTTCCGAGGGTCTGGTTTGTCCACATGACCACTTTTTAAACCGATGGTTTTCACGAAAGGAGTTAACCACAGTACCACATTCATGGACACGAGAAAGGCGATGAAGTGATAAGTTTCTTGGTTTGGATAGGTTTGGGGATTCATGGTCAGTTTTAAAAGTGCAGTAATGATTTATTTTTACTTTTGTCCATAATTTTAGTCGAAAAAGACAATATCTTCACTGCTATGTCCATGAGACATTAAAACTTGTGCATTAACAATGGAAATTGGTTAGTAGCGCCCTTCATCCTACACAGGAAACTAGCTTAATGATGATGACTGCAATATACCCACTCGGAAGGATAATCAACATAATATTCTTTTTTCCAAATAGGGAGACGATGTTTAATTTCATCAATGATGTAGCGCGTGGCTTGAAAGGCAGTATCACGATGGCGCGCGGTAGTAGCCACCCATACAGCCGTATCACCTAAGTATAAATGTCCACTACGATGAATCGCCACAGCGCCCATCACCTCATATTTTCCATAGACTTCTTGAATAATTTTTTCCCCTTCCTTGATGGCTAAAGCGGGATAAATTTGATATTCAAGGGATGTTACCGTTTTTCCTTCATTATTGTTTCTTACCCAACCTTCAAAAACGTTAATGGCACCGGCTTCAGTATTTTTTAATTTTTCGAGCAGTGGCTGGGAGTGAATCGGGCGCTGGGTGATACTGAATGACATAATTTTAATTAGAGGTGACAGGGAGAAGGGGAGGCAGAGGGAGAAGGGGAGAAAGGGAGAAAGGGAGGCAGAGGAGGATAATTAATTATTCACTGACGTTACGTACAATCAACATTGAAATACTAATTTTTCGTTCCCATTTAACCTCTGAAACTATTTATTAATATCTCGTTTGATGCGTAATATCAGTTAATAATAAAATTATATTAAGTTTAGTTGGGTTTCGTTGCCTTAACCCAACTCAGATATTAACGAGGTAAATCACTATAACCCATTAAAAATTCATCGCATTTTTGCGCCACCCCGCGCCCTTCATTGAATGCCCAAACCACTAAACTTTGTCCCCGACGACAATCCCCAGCCGTAAACACATTAGGAATACTGGTTTGATAATCGTCATAATCAGCTTTAATATTACTACGTTGATCTTTTTCTAAGTTCATTTGTTCTAGTAAAAATTGCTCAGGTCCTAAGAAACCCATTGCTAATAAGACTAAGTGGGCAGAAACTACTTTTTCTGTGCCGGGGATAGGATTAGGGATAAAGCGCCCGTCACCGTTGCGTTGCCATTCTACCTCTACCGTATGCACTGCTTTAACTTGACCATTTTCATCGCCCTCAAACTTAGTGGCAGTGGTAGTATAAAAACGAGGATCAGCACCAAATTTGGCGGCTGCCTCCTCTTGCCCATAATCAAGGCGATAAATTTTTGGATATTCAGGCCAAGGGTTATTTTTTGCCCTCATTTCAGGGGGTTGAGGCATAATCTCTAATTGTACCACCGCATTACAACCATGACGGATGGAAGTGCCTACGCAGTCTGTGCCAGTATCACCACCACCAATTATCACAACATCTTTATTTTGAGCGGAAATAATCCCCTCTGGGTTGCCATCTAATAACGCTTTGGTGTTAGCGGTTAAAAAATCCATGGCAAAATGGATTCCTTGCAATTCTCGCCCTTCAATGGTCAAATCTCTAGGTTTTCCAGCACCAATACACAAAATTACCGCATCAAAATTATTAACCAATTCTTCCGCTTTTAAATCCTTGCCGATTTCGGTATTGCAAACAAATTTTACTCCTTCTTCCTCCAATAAATGGATACGGCGCATCACCACTTTTTCCTTATCCAACTTCATATTGGGAATACCATACATGAGTAAACCACCGGGTCGATCGGCTTTTTCATAAACAGTTACTTGATGCCCTGCTTGATTTAATTGGGCGGCGGCGGTTAACCCAGCAGGACCAGAACCGATGATAGCAACAGTTTTTCCCGTGCGCTGTGTAGGAGGTTGTGCTTTTACCCAACCTTGCTCCCAACCATGATCAATGATGCTACATTCAATATTTTTGATGGTCACGGGAGGGTTATTAATCCCTAGTACGCATGAACCTTCGCAGGGCGCCGGACAAACTCTCCCCGTAAATTCGGGAAAATTATTAGTTTTGTGTAAACGCTCTAAGGCTTCTTCCCACAAGCCACGATAAATTAAGTCATTCCATTCAGGAATAAGGTTATTGATAGGGCAACCACTAGCCATACCACTGATTAACTCTCCCGTGTGGCAAAACGGCGTACCACAATCCATACATCTCGCCCCTTGATTTTTGAGATTTTCTTCGGGCAAATGAAGATGAAATTCGTCCCAATTTTTTATACGGTCGAGGGGCGCTTTATCTACTGGTAACTCTCTGGTATATTCTAAAAATCCTGTTGGTTTTCCCATATTTTTATTTAATTTTAATACTGTTATTTTACTGACTAATTAATTTGTTAAATCTTGAAAATATCTACTCTTCTTGACTATTATATGTCAATTATCCCTGATAATAGCTTGTTATTTTTAATTTTATATGATAAGGAAATAATGTTTTTGATATTTTTTTAACAAAAATATTAGTTTATTTTTAGTGTAGGATGAATTTTAAATTTATGTTAGATTGTAAAGATTGATTTAACTTTTTATTTACTATTCTTAATAAGTTCTTGTACAAGATTGTATATTGGTAACTTAATTCAGTTTTTGACATTTCAGTAAAACTTAGGGCTAACAACGATATGATGTCTCAATAAAACGATAGAGAAGAATCTCAAACTATTGATTATTGGTAAAATTGTGTAAGTCTTGATAAACTAAAAATCATAGCTAGGCTCACTAAATTTAAAAATAATGATCAATATTCAGACTAAAATATTAGAAACCTTA
This genomic stretch from Cyanobacterium sp. T60_A2020_053 harbors:
- a CDS encoding class I SAM-dependent methyltransferase is translated as MATFLRPLSYKYQWLYDTISKTLALAVGGEKRFRNLALQNLDIHKKTKILDLCCGKGQTTQFLVKYSDDVTGLDISPLAIQEASKNVPQAKYVEGFAQNLPFEDESFNLVHTSVALHEMTTDELRQIFAEVYRVLSVRGVFTFIDLHQPKNLIFLPGLALFMWLFETQTAWRLIKTDLVSMLSAQGFDVKAKRLYAGGSLQVIQAVKIDNE
- the ubiE gene encoding bifunctional demethylmenaquinone methyltransferase/2-methoxy-6-polyprenyl-1,4-benzoquinol methylase UbiE, whose product is MSAPPTAQEIQSLFNSIAPIYDQMNDWLSFGIHRVWKKMTVNWCQPQSDSLALDLCCGTGDLTFLLAKQITQGRVIGVDFSSQLLAVAREKQQNSSQYQNIEWLESDVLTLPFADNYCDCVTMGYGMRNVVDIPACLQEIKRVLKPSKKVAILDFQRPSNQLIAQTQQWYIDNIVVNVAQFFGSTAQYAYINPSLDRFPSGDEQIKIAQIIGFRESKYYPLYGGIMGVLVLTK
- a CDS encoding putative toxin-antitoxin system toxin component, PIN family, with amino-acid sequence MINSSLRLVLDTNILISSILFPNSIPAQVLRGENEGIILYSTDTLTELLSVLSRDKFSKYIEPKEINGLSERIKINWYCISIMQRVNLCRDEKDNKFIDLALNGRASYLITGDNDLLVLHPLGDISILNPRDFWDLINNK
- a CDS encoding undecaprenyl/decaprenyl-phosphate alpha-N-acetylglucosaminyl 1-phosphate transferase, which encodes MNPQTYPNQETYHFIAFLVSMNVVLWLTPFVKTIGLKSGHVDKPDPRKVHRAPIVRIGGVAIFSGVTTALLIVWWMGGFGILSPEKDAEIWGVTIGACLFFLIGLTDDLFTLSPSFRLIVQSVVSSFAWWQGVRIDFLSIPVLGLTQIDQWWLSLPVTIIWLVGMVNAINWIDGLDGLAAGVCGIAAVVMLIVSLFMDQPAAALIAAALAGGALGFLRYNFNPAQIFMGDGGSYFIGFLLAGVGVIGLAKTAAVTAVILPYIILAVPIVDMSVVILSRVLQGKSPFLADKSHLHHRLLSAGISQRLTVLFIYSLTLWVGSFALVFSGFPSGGVYVIGSSLLLIYTSWQVWRNRRNDSEVKGE
- a CDS encoding tetratricopeptide repeat protein, producing MFVEIELAIETKNFDQAKILIEKIPPQEEKHLWQNYYYGLIAEENNNIIEAEEKYRQVLKDSIFPNPNIIKRIREGLGRIQNIKNLQKAQEKQSLQQQKADIFNKLKDHHNQDELAVLILKPVSVDDKNNLAKNFAEILELDIYTAKLQIPTRHWRLLKTGKWQELQSYYLMFERFSIPSFCYPIQAINTIQVYQVNYLESFNDKISVICENKAQQVINFTVDINEVSSQVEAMLPIFEMSLHTDTKGKLVRKKTTLDYINFYDLHIKNQNLIIRFNDNRYQFEQGNKNFLEAKTSREKWLSLTKFIQNNLSNITLYSDYTPFAESVVQFPKMLKQIDAKVQLFRKEETLWDEAFQLYSGVVFLGVDGN
- a CDS encoding DUF3153 domain-containing protein — encoded protein: MKKIILLLCLLISLSGCVRYDVGINFNQAHNGAIIQHIKLGEQITSFSQAEGSAWLNGIQKQAIKLGGKSQRISKEELIVTIPFYNAEELAEKFNDFFLSELNTKVSKKNTDNLLDLDTKLNIKQNNLLFVERQILDFSADLTPLGIISSEGDIIISSGDLINLQLQFNFPWGAKFTTNDYPTLTKDDHGQYNLSLKAGQINQVQVIFWLPNYIGLGTSALLLFIFLGFFLKYPQKFRSQQGV
- a CDS encoding type II toxin-antitoxin system Phd/YefM family antitoxin, with product MRFISAREAKQTFGNVISQAQYEPITIQKKNRDVAVIMSIENYQRITRINIQEFQQFRANIGNRASEKGLTEDKLQDLLADD
- a CDS encoding DUF445 domain-containing protein, with amino-acid sequence MFLEINNWWQFILPPVAGSVIGYFTNDLAINMLFRPYKPIYIFQTRLPFTPGLIPRNQERLAQRVSDTIMGSLLTPEELQKLAKRLLETERVEGAILWLLQLSLKQIKEDKQQKTAKILADILKDLFGESLPKLLKVLARKDDFLQVQINQIFDRILLEFKLTTVQARQLSDWLLKIVFPADVLRGALVNFLTDKNITVIDEGFREKTSGTYWVVANLFGVKNSLNRLRTFCLDEKELANQRIKELLLSLEVNTRLQEFFLGLSLQNLPVATVKQLRETTGKIIRNYVQEKGLGFLQDFSTSMDWHQISVLIINRLQSSPVVNSSLELVSKELALILERYLEEDLEKIVAQVIPILSIDQVIIERIKQTSPENLENATQSIVKNELQAIVNLGGFLGFFIGILQSLILFFNS
- the ffh gene encoding signal recognition particle protein; translation: MFDALAERLEDTWKNLRGQGKISSANIQDALQEVRRALLEADVNFQVVKSFVTEVEKKAMGAEVISGVNPQQQFIKIVYDELVKVMGESNAPLAQAEKAPTIILMAGLQGTGKTTATAKLALYLQKQKRSCLLVATDVYRPAAIDQLITLGNQIKIPVFQLGSDANPVEIARQGVAQAQQDGIDTVIIDTAGRLQIDQAMMAELAQIKENVKPHETLLVVDSMTGQEAANLTRTFHEEIGITGAILTKMDGDSRGGAALSVRTISGQPIKFIGVGEKVEALEPFYPERMASRILNMGDIVTLVEKAQEELDIGDVEKMQRKMMEAKFDFNDFLKQMRLLKNMGSFAGVMKLIPGMNKLGAGALEQGEAQLKITESMINSMTKEERANPELLAKSPNRRRRIAKGSGHQEKEVSRLISDFTRMRTMMQQMSMGGGMPSMPGMPNMGGLGGLLGGGAPVPGSRNQGMKKQKKKKKKRGFADL